One part of the Thiohalomonas denitrificans genome encodes these proteins:
- a CDS encoding GTP-binding protein, which produces MSKAKFERKKPHVNVGTIGHVDHGKTTLTAAITKVMGEKWGGEAQAFDMIDSAPEEKARGITIATAHVEYESEARHYAHVDCPGHADYVKNMITGAAQMDGAILVVSAADGPMPQTREHILLSRQVGVPYIVV; this is translated from the coding sequence ATGTCCAAGGCAAAATTTGAGCGTAAAAAGCCGCACGTAAACGTAGGCACCATCGGTCACGTCGACCATGGCAAGACTACGCTGACCGCGGCCATCACCAAAGTGATGGGTGAAAAGTGGGGCGGCGAAGCCCAGGCTTTCGATATGATCGACTCCGCACCGGAAGAGAAAGCCCGTGGTATCACCATCGCCACGGCGCACGTCGAGTATGAGTCGGAAGCCCGGCACTACGCTCACGTGGACTGCCCCGGCCATGCTGACTACGTGAAGAACATGATCACCGGTGCGGCGCAGATGGACGGCGCCATTCTGGTGGTCTCGGCCGCTGACGGCCCCATGCCGCAGACGCGTGAGCACATCCTGCTGTCCCGTCAGGTCGGCGTTCCCTACATCGTCGTCT